From a single Pyruvatibacter sp. genomic region:
- a CDS encoding aldo/keto reductase has translation MDRRTLGTDFDVSAQGLGCMGMSQSYGVADMAESEATLLRALDLGITFFDTADAYGAGHNEELVGRVLKPHRDRVQLATKFAIVPGKDGKLMGVQCDPAYVKQACDASLARLGLDHIDLYYMHRLDPTVPIEDTVGAMADLVAAGKVKHLGLCEVSAKTIRRAHAVHPITAIQSEYSLWTRDVEAHVLPACAELGIGFVPFSPLGRGFLTGALKKHDLGKGDMRTILPRFSDENFDANRALVSAVEDMAATRGVKAGQVALAWVMAKGGNIVPIPGTKRRAYLEENAAASDIILSADDMAELDAIFSADAVTGARYPQAIMDTVETD, from the coding sequence ATGGACCGGCGAACACTCGGCACTGACTTTGACGTTTCGGCACAGGGCCTGGGCTGCATGGGCATGTCGCAGTCCTATGGTGTGGCGGACATGGCTGAATCCGAGGCGACGCTGCTCAGGGCGCTCGACCTTGGCATTACGTTCTTCGATACCGCTGATGCCTACGGCGCGGGCCACAACGAGGAACTGGTGGGCCGGGTGCTCAAGCCGCATCGCGACCGCGTTCAGCTCGCCACCAAGTTTGCCATTGTGCCAGGCAAGGACGGCAAACTGATGGGCGTACAATGCGACCCCGCTTATGTGAAGCAGGCCTGCGACGCGAGCCTTGCCCGGCTGGGACTGGACCACATCGACCTTTACTACATGCACCGGCTCGACCCCACCGTGCCCATTGAAGACACGGTGGGCGCGATGGCTGATCTGGTGGCGGCGGGCAAAGTGAAGCATCTGGGGCTATGTGAAGTGTCCGCCAAAACCATTCGCCGTGCTCATGCGGTGCATCCGATCACGGCGATACAATCGGAGTATTCGCTGTGGACGCGGGACGTGGAAGCCCACGTACTGCCCGCCTGCGCCGAGCTTGGCATCGGCTTTGTGCCGTTCTCGCCGCTGGGTCGCGGGTTCCTCACCGGGGCCCTCAAGAAGCACGACCTTGGCAAGGGCGACATGCGCACGATCCTGCCGCGCTTCAGCGATGAAAACTTTGATGCCAACCGGGCGCTTGTATCTGCTGTAGAAGACATGGCTGCCACGCGCGGCGTCAAAGCAGGGCAAGTGGCGCTGGCATGGGTCATGGCGAAAGGGGGCAACATCGTGCCCATTCCCGGCACCAAACGCCGCGCCTATCTGGAGGAGAACGCGGCGGCATCAGATATTATTCTGTCTGCGGATGATATGGCAGAGCTCGATGCGATTTTCAGCGCCGATGCCGTCACCGGCGCGCGCTACCCGCAGGCGATCATGGATACTGTCGAGACGGACTAA
- a CDS encoding M48 family metallopeptidase produces the protein MNKALTSTGAVLPTTIEVAGREVPVVLRANKRARRMILKVDPVAREVTITSPTARGFAKALTFARQHESWIAERLDALPDPVPFADGAIVPVRGIGHQITHDASGKARAPVRAEAHCMNTEPDLPLFAQDNVAPRLIVSGDKAHISRRVADWLKREARHDLTQATLAHAAAFGTAPARITLRDTASRWGSCSTSRVINYSWRLIFAPPYALDYVAAHEAAHLIEHNHGPRFWALVRTRIDDIDRAKIWLTENGAALHRFGAASI, from the coding sequence GTGAACAAGGCCCTGACCAGTACCGGCGCAGTTTTGCCCACCACCATTGAGGTGGCCGGGCGCGAGGTGCCCGTGGTGCTGCGCGCCAACAAGCGGGCGCGTCGGATGATCCTCAAGGTGGACCCCGTTGCCCGCGAGGTGACCATCACCAGCCCTACCGCACGCGGGTTTGCAAAGGCTCTGACCTTTGCCCGCCAGCACGAAAGCTGGATTGCCGAACGGCTGGACGCGTTGCCGGACCCGGTGCCGTTTGCGGACGGGGCAATCGTTCCCGTGCGTGGGATCGGGCATCAGATCACGCATGATGCATCCGGCAAGGCGCGGGCGCCCGTGCGTGCCGAGGCGCATTGCATGAACACAGAGCCTGACCTGCCGCTTTTTGCGCAGGATAATGTGGCACCCCGCCTCATCGTCTCCGGCGATAAGGCGCATATCAGCCGCCGGGTTGCTGACTGGCTCAAGCGGGAGGCCCGCCACGACCTGACGCAGGCGACCCTGGCGCACGCTGCCGCCTTTGGCACAGCCCCCGCACGCATCACCCTGCGCGACACCGCCAGCCGGTGGGGCTCATGCTCTACATCGCGGGTCATCAATTATTCCTGGCGGCTGATTTTCGCACCGCCCTATGCGCTGGATTATGTGGCCGCGCACGAAGCCGCCCACCTGATTGAGCACAATCACGGGCCGCGCTTCTGGGCGTTGGTGCGCACGCGCATTGACGACATAGACCGGGCAAAAATCTGGCTGACCGAGAACGGCGCGGCCTTGCATCGCTTTGGTGCAGCGTCTATCTAA
- a CDS encoding VOC family protein — translation MSPPRFHLAFPVDDLARARTFYGDLLGCAQGRSSDDWVDFNFHGHQIVAHLAPAECAPAATNAVDGDAVPVRHFGLILDWQAWEALAQRLRAANTQFIIEPHVRFAGQPGEQATMFLQDPAGNALEFKAFRDDADIFATS, via the coding sequence ATGAGCCCGCCACGCTTTCACCTGGCGTTCCCGGTTGATGATCTCGCCCGCGCCCGCACATTTTACGGCGATTTGCTTGGCTGTGCGCAAGGCCGCTCATCAGACGACTGGGTGGATTTCAATTTCCACGGCCACCAGATCGTTGCCCATCTCGCCCCTGCCGAATGCGCTCCGGCGGCAACCAATGCGGTGGATGGTGACGCTGTGCCCGTCCGCCATTTTGGGCTGATACTGGACTGGCAGGCGTGGGAAGCCCTTGCACAACGCCTGCGCGCTGCAAACACGCAGTTCATCATCGAACCGCATGTGCGCTTTGCCGGTCAGCCCGGCGAACAGGCGACGATGTTTTTGCAGGACCCGGCGGGCAACGCCCTTGAGTTCAAGGCATTTCGTGATGATGCAGATATTTTCGCAACAAGCTAA
- a CDS encoding SCO family protein, with protein sequence MNRLLIVSIAATATIALTGIGLLATGGFSSPQGQSAAKSAPVRSTGVPNIGGPFSLVDHTGKAVTQADFEGRKTLVYFGFTFCPDVCPTALQVMAVALEELGEDADAITPVFITVDPERDDVETMAAYVNHFGDNFVGLTGTPEQIAATAKAYKVYFRKVEDPASSGGYTMDHSSVVYLMGEDGTFLANFTHETLPDRMAARLRQFL encoded by the coding sequence ATGAACCGCCTGTTGATCGTCTCCATTGCCGCCACTGCCACCATTGCCCTCACGGGGATTGGCTTGCTAGCAACCGGCGGTTTTTCCTCACCGCAGGGGCAAAGCGCTGCCAAATCCGCGCCGGTTCGCAGCACTGGTGTACCTAATATCGGCGGCCCGTTTTCACTGGTTGATCATACGGGGAAAGCTGTGACGCAAGCAGACTTCGAGGGTCGCAAGACGCTGGTCTATTTCGGCTTTACGTTCTGCCCTGATGTGTGCCCCACCGCCCTGCAGGTGATGGCCGTGGCGCTGGAAGAACTGGGTGAGGATGCCGATGCGATTACCCCGGTGTTTATCACCGTGGACCCTGAACGCGACGACGTGGAAACCATGGCGGCCTACGTCAATCATTTTGGCGACAACTTCGTGGGGCTGACCGGCACGCCGGAGCAGATTGCAGCCACTGCCAAAGCCTACAAGGTGTATTTCCGCAAGGTCGAGGACCCGGCATCAAGCGGTGGCTACACGATGGACCATTCGTCTGTCGTATATCTGATGGGTGAGGACGGCACGTTTCTGGCCAACTTCACCCATGAAACCTTGCCTGACCGTATGGCCGCGCGCCTGCGCCAGTTTCTTTAG
- a CDS encoding ankyrin repeat domain-containing protein, protein MQTKRRTHKSNQSRPGTVVIVALTFIASALFVSAPASAQLVAENDMIIAVRSGDVARVEEQFLAGLSANERSIRTVPALIEAVTAGSKDVVALLLERGARVNTTPIRANQTALEAAVRTNRMDIAQLLIDAGADVDKAGTDNETPLMIAAKLGHTNMVQLLIDAGAYLNDTDNTGRTPLMLAVERRHRSTVEVLEAAGAQ, encoded by the coding sequence ATGCAGACCAAGCGTCGCACACACAAAAGTAATCAGTCTCGCCCCGGCACGGTAGTGATTGTGGCCCTCACATTCATTGCGTCCGCACTTTTTGTGTCAGCCCCCGCATCCGCCCAGCTTGTGGCGGAAAACGACATGATAATCGCCGTGCGCAGCGGTGATGTCGCGCGGGTTGAAGAACAGTTTCTGGCGGGTCTTTCCGCTAATGAGCGCAGCATCCGCACGGTGCCGGCCCTCATTGAAGCGGTGACGGCAGGCAGCAAGGATGTGGTGGCGCTGCTGCTTGAGCGCGGCGCACGCGTGAACACGACACCCATTCGTGCCAACCAGACCGCCCTTGAAGCGGCGGTCCGCACCAACCGCATGGACATTGCCCAATTGCTGATTGATGCCGGAGCCGACGTGGACAAGGCAGGCACAGACAATGAAACCCCATTGATGATCGCCGCCAAACTTGGCCACACCAATATGGTGCAGTTGCTGATTGACGCCGGTGCCTACCTCAACGACACCGACAATACCGGCCGCACCCCGCTTATGCTGGCGGTCGAGCGCCGCCACCGCAGCACGGTTGAGGTGCTGGAGGCTGCCGGAGCCCAGTAG
- a CDS encoding MBL fold metallo-hydrolase, whose protein sequence is MRISPSMDRKWPVIGKQTPVAKGQPQNGADKTPWHHLPDGRFRNPPGSPNRTAGLRDMLPFMERMFRHSFRDIEIPDHHVVPREQARGALNKALAPGNADRGVVTWLGHASFLLRIGGKTILTDPYLTTYAGPVGFGPRRYVPSGIAVRDLPPIDVLAISHNHYDHLDETALHRLPGKDTMTVVAPLGLGDFFRERGFRFVVDMDWYQSLTLNDLTIKALPCIHWSRRSGLDTNRSLWAAFSFEGPQGRVFFGGDTAYGPVFEEIGTREGPFDLALIGIGAYEPRAIMKASHANPEEAVQIGIDIGARTLVGMHWGTVILTEEPPFEPPERFVAAGRERGFADDDIWIMRIGETRFLPSRRTDIDGHDGND, encoded by the coding sequence ATGCGTATATCCCCAAGCATGGATCGCAAATGGCCGGTGATCGGCAAACAGACACCGGTAGCCAAAGGGCAGCCCCAAAACGGCGCTGACAAAACGCCTTGGCATCATTTGCCTGACGGGCGTTTTCGCAACCCGCCGGGCAGCCCCAACCGCACTGCGGGCCTCAGGGACATGCTGCCCTTCATGGAGCGCATGTTCCGCCACAGCTTTCGTGATATTGAGATTCCCGACCACCACGTGGTGCCGCGCGAACAGGCGCGTGGTGCCCTCAACAAGGCGCTTGCGCCGGGCAACGCAGACCGTGGCGTTGTCACGTGGCTGGGTCATGCCTCTTTTTTGCTGCGCATCGGCGGCAAGACAATTCTGACGGACCCCTACCTCACCACCTATGCAGGCCCCGTCGGCTTTGGCCCCAGGCGCTACGTGCCGTCAGGCATCGCCGTGCGCGACCTGCCGCCCATTGATGTGCTGGCAATCAGCCACAACCACTATGACCATCTGGACGAAACAGCCCTGCACCGCCTGCCCGGCAAGGACACCATGACTGTTGTGGCGCCGTTGGGGCTGGGCGATTTTTTCCGCGAGCGCGGGTTCCGGTTTGTGGTGGATATGGACTGGTATCAGTCGCTGACGCTCAACGACCTCACCATCAAGGCGCTGCCGTGCATTCACTGGTCACGGCGCTCCGGCCTCGACACCAACAGGTCACTGTGGGCAGCGTTCTCCTTTGAGGGGCCCCAAGGCCGTGTGTTCTTTGGCGGTGACACAGCCTATGGCCCTGTCTTTGAGGAAATAGGCACCCGCGAAGGCCCATTTGATCTGGCGCTGATCGGCATCGGTGCCTACGAGCCGCGCGCCATCATGAAGGCCAGCCACGCCAACCCGGAAGAAGCCGTGCAGATCGGCATTGATATTGGTGCACGCACATTGGTGGGTATGCATTGGGGCACCGTCATTCTCACCGAGGAGCCGCCGTTTGAGCCACCTGAACGGTTTGTGGCCGCAGGCCGCGAGCGCGGTTTTGCCGACGACGACATCTGGATCATGCGCATCGGTGAAACGCGCTTTTTGCCGTCGCGGCGGACTGACATTGATGGCCATGACGGCAACGACTAG
- a CDS encoding ABC transporter permease, which translates to MVLRYWYLLRGSWPRLLELGYWPSMNLVMWGFLQTFLAETTDVFAMAGGVLVGSVLLWELMFRGQLGFTISFFEEMWSRNFGHLMVSPLRPVEFVTALVGMSIIRTIIGMAPALLIAVWFFGFNLFELGIALVAFFANLVVFGWAVALVVTGIILRNGLGAESLAWAVPFIFVPLCGIYYPVSVMPGWLEAIALCLPPTYVFEGMRSILFDGVIDWSRLAFAAALNVVFFAGGYVIFMAFLRAAKERGMLLTIGE; encoded by the coding sequence ATGGTGTTGCGTTACTGGTATCTGCTGCGCGGGTCGTGGCCGCGCCTGCTTGAGCTTGGTTACTGGCCGAGCATGAACCTTGTCATGTGGGGGTTTCTGCAAACCTTTCTGGCGGAAACAACAGACGTGTTTGCCATGGCAGGCGGGGTGCTAGTGGGATCGGTCTTGCTGTGGGAGCTGATGTTTCGCGGCCAGCTTGGCTTTACAATTTCATTTTTTGAAGAGATGTGGAGCCGCAATTTCGGGCATCTCATGGTGTCGCCATTGAGACCTGTTGAGTTTGTTACCGCACTTGTTGGCATGAGTATCATCCGCACGATCATCGGCATGGCACCGGCGCTGCTGATCGCCGTGTGGTTTTTCGGGTTCAACCTTTTTGAGTTGGGTATTGCGCTGGTGGCGTTCTTTGCCAACCTGGTTGTGTTTGGCTGGGCGGTGGCGCTGGTTGTGACCGGCATCATTCTGCGCAACGGACTGGGGGCTGAAAGCCTGGCCTGGGCAGTGCCGTTTATTTTCGTGCCGCTGTGCGGCATCTATTACCCGGTCAGTGTGATGCCCGGCTGGCTTGAAGCCATCGCGCTGTGTCTGCCACCGACATATGTATTTGAGGGTATGCGGAGCATTTTGTTTGACGGCGTGATTGACTGGAGCCGGCTGGCCTTTGCGGCGGCTCTCAATGTTGTGTTTTTTGCCGGTGGTTACGTCATTTTCATGGCGTTTCTGCGCGCTGCCAAAGAGCGCGGCATGTTGCTGACGATTGGGGAATAA
- a CDS encoding ABC transporter ATP-binding protein yields the protein MSHPPDTPALDVANLVKHYGNVVAVDGVSFTMERGGTLALLGGNGAGKTTTIAMILGLVTPSSGTLHALGFDLTTHRRQANALMNFESPYVDMPMRLTVRENLTVYARLYGLDHVRERVLAIADDLALTEFLDRPSGKLSAGQKTRVGLAKALINEPELLLLDEPTASLDPDTADWVRGYFEAYKARTGASILLASHNMGEVERLADQVLMMTKGRIVDRGSPAELLGRYGRTKLEDVFLDVARGTGIRAAELQGSVS from the coding sequence ATGTCACACCCACCCGACACACCCGCACTTGACGTCGCCAACCTGGTGAAACACTACGGCAACGTGGTGGCGGTGGATGGTGTGAGCTTCACGATGGAACGCGGCGGCACCCTGGCCTTGCTGGGCGGCAACGGCGCAGGCAAGACCACGACCATTGCAATGATTCTGGGACTGGTGACACCCAGCAGCGGCACACTGCACGCGCTTGGCTTTGATCTGACAACGCACCGGCGGCAGGCCAACGCGCTGATGAACTTTGAAAGCCCCTATGTGGACATGCCCATGCGACTGACCGTGCGGGAAAATCTCACGGTGTATGCACGTCTCTACGGCCTAGACCATGTGCGCGAGCGGGTGCTGGCAATCGCGGATGATCTGGCGTTGACGGAGTTCCTCGACCGGCCGTCAGGCAAGCTGTCAGCCGGGCAGAAAACCCGCGTCGGACTGGCGAAGGCACTTATCAATGAACCGGAACTGTTGCTGCTGGATGAACCCACAGCCTCACTTGATCCGGATACGGCGGATTGGGTGCGCGGCTATTTCGAAGCCTACAAGGCGCGCACCGGCGCAAGTATTCTGCTGGCTTCTCACAATATGGGCGAGGTAGAGCGGCTGGCCGACCAGGTGTTGATGATGACCAAAGGCCGCATCGTTGACCGTGGCAGTCCGGCTGAGTTGCTGGGCCGCTATGGCCGCACAAAACTTGAGGACGTGTTTCTGGATGTGGCGCGCGGCACAGGCATCCGCGCCGCCGAACTGCAAGGATCCGTGTCATGA
- a CDS encoding ActS/PrrB/RegB family redox-sensitive histidine kinase: protein MAADNQLLAPDAPERGGALARAVTDIFEAGRLRLQTLILLRWLAVGGQLAAVLFTAFVLNFDLPLELCLGAIAASAWLNIILALRYPAPRRLGETEAALYLAYDILQLAVLLYLTGGLENPFAFLFLVPVTISATTLSLRATMWLAALAFVAITLLGPFHLPLPWFAGEEVKLPPLWILGMWVALVLGLAFMAAYAFRVAREGRRMAAALSATQLVLAREQRLSALDGLAAAAAHELGTPLATITLVTKEMKRDAAPGTDPAMLEDLDLLHSQAERCRDILATLSMRSEAGDEMHARMSLAVLLDEAAGPFRDRGCDIAIELSPQSGADAGEPPDFVRRTEILYALRNLIENAVAFAKSHVTVSARWWADTVEIAITDDGPGFSPDIIDQLGEPYVSTRRTVPGEHAPDSAVDGGGMGLGFFIAKTLVERSGARLIAANRTRGQRGAVVRLVWPRAMIEAPRSELTH, encoded by the coding sequence ATGGCAGCAGACAATCAACTGCTGGCGCCCGACGCCCCTGAACGCGGCGGTGCATTGGCGCGCGCGGTGACGGATATTTTCGAGGCCGGGCGGCTGCGGCTTCAAACGCTTATTTTGTTGCGCTGGCTTGCGGTCGGCGGCCAGCTTGCGGCGGTGTTGTTCACAGCCTTCGTGTTGAACTTCGACCTGCCGCTTGAACTGTGCCTTGGTGCCATTGCAGCATCTGCCTGGCTCAACATCATTTTGGCGCTGCGTTACCCCGCACCACGCCGGCTGGGTGAAACAGAAGCAGCGCTGTATCTGGCCTATGACATTTTGCAGCTTGCGGTGCTGCTCTATCTGACGGGCGGCCTGGAAAACCCGTTCGCATTCCTGTTCCTCGTGCCGGTAACTATTTCGGCAACCACCTTGTCTTTGCGCGCCACCATGTGGCTGGCAGCGCTTGCCTTTGTGGCCATCACTTTACTGGGCCCGTTTCACCTGCCGTTGCCGTGGTTTGCAGGTGAGGAAGTGAAACTGCCGCCGCTGTGGATTCTCGGCATGTGGGTGGCGCTCGTACTGGGGTTGGCGTTCATGGCGGCGTATGCGTTCAGGGTTGCGCGCGAAGGGCGACGCATGGCGGCAGCGTTGTCTGCGACACAACTGGTGTTGGCGCGCGAGCAGCGGCTGTCAGCGCTCGACGGATTGGCGGCAGCCGCGGCCCATGAACTGGGCACACCGCTGGCCACCATCACACTTGTGACCAAGGAAATGAAACGCGACGCTGCCCCAGGCACCGACCCCGCGATGCTTGAGGATCTTGATCTGCTGCACAGCCAGGCCGAGCGGTGCCGCGATATTCTGGCAACGCTCAGTATGCGCAGCGAGGCGGGAGACGAAATGCACGCGCGCATGTCGCTGGCCGTTTTGCTGGACGAAGCTGCGGGCCCGTTCCGCGACAGGGGCTGCGACATTGCCATCGAGTTGTCGCCACAAAGCGGTGCCGATGCAGGCGAGCCCCCTGATTTTGTCCGCCGCACGGAGATCCTCTATGCGTTGCGCAATCTCATCGAAAACGCCGTTGCCTTCGCCAAGAGCCACGTCACGGTGAGCGCCCGCTGGTGGGCGGACACGGTGGAAATTGCCATCACCGATGACGGGCCGGGATTTTCGCCCGATATCATCGACCAGCTTGGCGAGCCCTATGTTTCCACCCGCCGCACCGTACCCGGCGAACATGCCCCCGACAGTGCAGTTGATGGCGGCGGGATGGGGCTGGGCTTTTTTATCGCCAAAACGCTGGTCGAGCGCAGCGGCGCACGCCTCATTGCCGCCAACCGTACGCGCGGCCAGCGCGGTGCGGTCGTGCGGCTGGTGTGGCCGCGGGCAATGATTGAAGCACCGAGGAGCGAGTTAACCCATTGA
- a CDS encoding ActR/PrrA/RegA family redox response regulator transcription factor, which yields MNMPDNVDTQRDTTRVDALADKSLLIVDDDQPFLTRLGRAMERRGFEVRLASSVVEGLSEVRKQPPAFAVVDLRLEDGTGLDVVQALHGARADARAIMLTGYGNITTAVAAVKLGAVDYLAKPADADDVEAALLAQPDALPEPPENPMSADRVRWEHIQRVYELCGRNVSETARRLNMHRRTLQRILAKRSPR from the coding sequence ATGAATATGCCGGACAATGTCGATACCCAGCGTGATACGACGCGAGTTGATGCGTTGGCCGACAAGTCCCTGTTGATTGTTGATGACGATCAGCCGTTTCTGACGCGTCTGGGCCGGGCGATGGAGCGACGCGGTTTTGAGGTGCGGCTTGCATCAAGCGTGGTCGAAGGCTTGAGCGAAGTGCGCAAACAGCCCCCGGCATTCGCCGTGGTTGACCTGCGCCTTGAAGACGGCACCGGGTTGGATGTGGTGCAGGCGCTGCATGGCGCCCGCGCAGATGCGCGCGCCATCATGCTGACAGGCTATGGCAACATCACAACCGCAGTTGCCGCCGTAAAGCTTGGTGCCGTGGACTATCTGGCAAAGCCTGCGGATGCGGACGACGTGGAAGCAGCCTTGCTGGCCCAGCCGGATGCGTTGCCTGAGCCACCGGAGAACCCCATGTCCGCTGATCGTGTGCGGTGGGAACATATTCAGCGCGTTTATGAACTGTGCGGGCGCAACGTCTCAGAGACCGCGCGCCGCCTCAACATGCACCGACGCACCCTGCAGCGCATTCTGGCCAAGCGCTCACCCCGCTAG